In one window of Frigoriglobus tundricola DNA:
- a CDS encoding DUF1501 domain-containing protein, with product MTTRRDFLRGSSLLGFGATVPGFLGRTALAAPNADKPGAKDTVLVVVQLTGGNDGLNTVVPFTSPDYYKLRPTIAIAKDQVKKLTDDIGFHPAMGELAKLYTDEGAVCVVQGVGYPNPNQSHFRSMDIWHAASTAETLTEGWLGKALKKRPVPGFHLAGGNEVAPLALAGAPVRVPSVTSLDDFKLKTIGATGADTAAQKGVITAVADPKAPDPKAGTPNLLDFVARTQMNTYASSEKLASIGKNYTPKVPYPNSALANKLKLAAQLIDAGIGARLFYVSIDGFDTHAGQGGATGAHANLLTQVSESISAFYRDLAGRGHKDRVCVMTFSEFGRRSYENGSKGTDHGAGAPMLLVGGTVKAGVNGTHPSLTGLKEGNLVHGTDFRQVYAAVLEKWLGVDSKPIVGDGFKPVEVFA from the coding sequence ATGACGACGCGCCGTGATTTCCTTCGCGGTTCCTCCCTGCTCGGCTTCGGCGCCACGGTGCCGGGGTTCCTCGGCCGCACGGCGCTCGCCGCGCCCAACGCCGACAAGCCCGGCGCAAAGGACACGGTCCTCGTCGTGGTGCAGCTGACCGGCGGTAACGACGGCCTGAACACCGTCGTGCCGTTCACGAGCCCCGACTACTACAAGCTCCGGCCGACCATCGCCATCGCCAAGGACCAGGTGAAGAAGCTCACCGACGACATCGGGTTCCACCCCGCGATGGGCGAGCTGGCGAAGCTCTACACCGACGAGGGCGCGGTGTGCGTGGTGCAGGGCGTCGGCTACCCGAACCCGAACCAGTCGCACTTCCGGAGCATGGACATTTGGCACGCGGCCTCCACCGCGGAGACGCTGACGGAAGGCTGGCTCGGTAAGGCGCTGAAGAAGCGGCCCGTGCCGGGGTTCCACCTCGCGGGCGGCAACGAGGTCGCCCCGCTGGCCCTCGCCGGCGCGCCGGTGCGGGTGCCGAGCGTCACCTCGCTCGACGACTTCAAGCTGAAAACGATCGGCGCGACCGGGGCCGACACCGCGGCGCAAAAGGGCGTCATCACGGCGGTCGCGGACCCGAAAGCGCCCGACCCCAAGGCCGGCACGCCGAACCTGCTCGACTTCGTCGCGCGCACGCAAATGAACACCTACGCGAGCAGCGAAAAGCTGGCGTCGATCGGCAAGAACTACACGCCGAAGGTGCCGTACCCGAACTCGGCACTCGCCAACAAACTGAAACTCGCGGCGCAGCTCATCGACGCCGGCATCGGCGCGCGGCTGTTCTACGTCTCCATCGACGGCTTCGACACCCACGCCGGCCAGGGCGGGGCGACCGGCGCGCACGCCAACCTGCTCACACAGGTGTCCGAATCGATCTCGGCGTTCTACCGCGACCTCGCCGGCCGGGGGCACAAGGACCGCGTGTGCGTGATGACGTTCTCCGAGTTCGGGCGCCGCTCCTACGAGAACGGCAGCAAGGGCACCGACCACGGGGCCGGCGCGCCGATGCTCCTCGTCGGCGGAACCGTGAAGGCGGGTGTGAACGGCACGCACCCCAGCCTGACCGGTCTGAAGGAAGGAAACCTGGTCCACGGCACCGACTTCCGACAGGTGTACGCGGCGGTACTCGAGAAGTGGCTCGGCGTGGACAGCAAGCCGATCGTGGGCGACGGGTTCAAACCGGTTGAGGTGTTCGCGTAA
- a CDS encoding DUF1800 domain-containing protein, with amino-acid sequence MAVDPKTAWQPYTPRTDAPWDRKAVGHLYRRAGFGATAAELDAGVKDGPAKALDRVLTGASETDDFTRTSDFMASARSMPTGAPQQRLSAWWIDRMLKTRHPLREKMTLFWHNHFATSNAKVLNARFMLGQYRLIQTHALGCFADLLTAMGTDPAMLVWLDTNTSTKAAPNENYAREVMELFSLGVGNYTETDIREAAKAFTGYEIRDGKGALNPRQHDAGEKTVFGKKGAFTGEDVAKLCLDHPACPRFIVRKLYRFLVSDTDTPPAELIDPLAEEYRASGFNTGTLVSTILRSNVFFSPTAYRAKIKSPVEFVVGTVRTLEGGTGALPLADALDSLGQVLFAPPSVKGWDGGPAWLNAQTLLGRNNIALALTSTEDGRFGARCDPAELLAKHGIKGDAETVDFLLGLFLQGDAPPATRNKLLDYLRSTKDVKYPAYWTGDDLAAHRTRAVTHLALTLPEYQLN; translated from the coding sequence ATGGCCGTGGACCCCAAGACCGCCTGGCAGCCGTACACGCCCCGCACCGACGCCCCGTGGGACCGCAAGGCGGTCGGGCACCTGTACCGCCGCGCCGGGTTCGGCGCGACGGCCGCGGAACTCGACGCGGGCGTGAAAGACGGGCCCGCGAAGGCGCTCGACCGCGTACTGACCGGCGCATCTGAAACGGACGACTTCACGCGCACGTCCGACTTCATGGCGAGCGCACGCTCGATGCCGACCGGCGCGCCGCAGCAGCGGCTTTCGGCGTGGTGGATCGACCGGATGCTGAAGACCCGGCACCCGCTGCGCGAGAAGATGACGCTGTTCTGGCACAACCACTTCGCCACCAGTAACGCGAAGGTGCTGAACGCCCGCTTCATGCTCGGCCAGTACCGGCTGATCCAGACGCACGCGCTCGGCTGTTTCGCGGACCTGCTCACGGCGATGGGCACCGATCCCGCCATGCTCGTGTGGCTCGACACGAACACCAGCACGAAGGCCGCGCCGAACGAGAACTACGCCCGCGAGGTGATGGAGCTGTTCTCGCTCGGCGTCGGCAACTACACCGAGACCGACATCCGCGAGGCCGCGAAGGCGTTCACCGGGTACGAGATCCGGGACGGCAAGGGCGCGCTCAACCCCCGACAGCACGACGCGGGCGAAAAGACCGTGTTCGGCAAAAAGGGTGCGTTCACCGGCGAGGACGTCGCGAAACTGTGCCTCGACCACCCCGCGTGCCCGCGGTTCATCGTTCGCAAGCTCTACCGGTTCCTGGTCAGCGACACGGACACCCCTCCGGCGGAGCTGATCGACCCGCTCGCGGAAGAGTACCGGGCCAGTGGCTTCAATACCGGCACCCTGGTGTCCACGATCCTGCGCTCAAATGTGTTCTTCTCACCGACCGCGTACCGGGCGAAGATCAAATCGCCGGTCGAGTTCGTGGTGGGCACCGTTCGCACACTGGAAGGTGGCACCGGCGCCCTACCGCTCGCGGACGCGCTCGACAGTCTGGGGCAGGTGCTGTTCGCACCGCCCTCCGTGAAGGGTTGGGACGGCGGCCCGGCGTGGCTCAACGCCCAAACGCTTCTCGGCCGCAACAACATCGCTCTGGCGCTCACCTCCACCGAGGACGGCCGCTTCGGCGCGCGCTGCGACCCGGCCGAACTGCTCGCGAAGCACGGGATCAAGGGCGACGCGGAGACGGTGGATTTCTTGCTCGGCCTGTTCCTCCAGGGCGACGCCCCGCCGGCCACGCGCAACAAGCTGCTCGACTACCTGAGGTCCACGAAGGACGTGAAGTACCCCGCGTACTGGACCGGGGACGACCTCGCGGCGCACCGCACGCGGGCCGTCACGCACCTGGCACTGACGCTACCGGAATACCAACTGAATTGA
- a CDS encoding serine/threonine-protein kinase, which yields MPDARPKAAPEPQPDLTGRTLGDFHILRKLGTGGMGQVYLARQTSLKRDVALKLLRNELNENLTALARFEAEAQAVAKLNHPNIVHIHQIGEADGLRYMVLEYVDGRNLRDYLARKGPPDLPVTLSVMRQVALALQKAHEEGIVHRDIKPENILVTRKVEVKVTDFGLSRFFSGDVPANNLTQSGVTLGTPLYMSPEQVQGHAVDNRSDIYSFGVTCYHLLAGEPPFRGASAFDVALKHVQEQPRPLSDLRPDLPPDLCAMIHKMMAKGPDDRYQSARDVLRELVKMREAAVATTGVLATTHAGTGGGALLAADAALSLSQSGSIATVPAPAPPVRWWRGAVAGVACLFATLGGMFVSARRTPPPDAPPPPAAAAAPGPGLPDVRPPEKLTTTRERELLALLNAEGTRQEDAFKASVELGLLYLKERRLPEAADRFIKLTNKRTEWREPLGRSAYVTGRLGQAVVLAHENKAEASHKLFLEVATETVPKFPPKAPDRSAATVSWLLLRFPDLNVAVADALNRNAANLGKAKLEPALEQLRGPHRPPKKD from the coding sequence ATGCCGGATGCTCGACCGAAAGCCGCCCCGGAACCGCAGCCGGACCTGACCGGCCGCACGCTCGGTGACTTTCACATCCTGCGGAAGCTCGGCACCGGCGGGATGGGGCAGGTGTACCTCGCCCGGCAGACGTCCCTCAAGCGCGACGTGGCGCTCAAGCTCCTCCGCAACGAACTCAACGAGAACCTCACGGCCCTCGCCCGCTTCGAGGCCGAGGCCCAGGCCGTCGCCAAACTCAATCACCCGAACATCGTCCACATCCACCAGATCGGCGAGGCCGACGGGCTCCGGTACATGGTGCTGGAGTACGTGGACGGCCGCAACCTGCGCGACTACCTCGCCCGCAAGGGGCCGCCGGACCTGCCCGTCACGCTCAGCGTCATGCGCCAGGTGGCGCTCGCGCTCCAGAAGGCGCACGAGGAGGGCATCGTCCACCGCGACATCAAGCCGGAAAACATCCTGGTGACGCGGAAGGTCGAGGTGAAGGTAACGGACTTCGGCCTGAGCCGCTTCTTCAGCGGCGACGTGCCGGCGAACAACCTCACCCAGAGCGGGGTCACGCTCGGCACGCCGCTCTACATGTCGCCGGAGCAGGTGCAGGGCCACGCCGTCGATAACCGCAGCGACATCTACTCGTTCGGCGTGACCTGCTACCACCTGCTCGCCGGGGAGCCGCCGTTCCGCGGGGCCAGCGCCTTCGACGTGGCGCTGAAGCACGTCCAGGAGCAGCCCCGGCCCCTGTCCGATCTGCGGCCCGACCTGCCCCCGGACCTGTGCGCCATGATCCACAAAATGATGGCGAAAGGCCCGGACGACCGCTACCAGTCCGCGCGGGACGTTCTCCGCGAGCTGGTGAAGATGCGGGAAGCGGCGGTGGCGACCACCGGGGTTCTGGCGACGACCCACGCCGGAACGGGCGGGGGGGCGTTGCTCGCGGCCGATGCCGCGCTGTCGCTGTCCCAATCCGGGTCGATCGCCACGGTACCGGCGCCGGCCCCACCGGTGCGCTGGTGGCGCGGGGCGGTCGCCGGGGTCGCGTGCTTGTTCGCGACGCTCGGCGGCATGTTCGTGTCCGCGCGCCGGACCCCGCCACCCGATGCCCCGCCGCCGCCCGCGGCAGCCGCCGCGCCGGGGCCGGGACTGCCCGACGTGCGCCCGCCGGAAAAGCTCACGACCACCCGCGAGCGCGAACTGCTGGCCCTTCTGAACGCCGAAGGGACCAGGCAGGAGGACGCGTTCAAGGCGTCCGTCGAACTGGGGCTGCTCTACCTGAAGGAGCGTCGGCTCCCGGAAGCGGCCGACCGGTTCATCAAGCTGACGAACAAGCGCACCGAGTGGCGCGAACCGCTCGGCCGGTCGGCATATGTGACCGGGCGCCTGGGACAAGCGGTCGTGCTGGCCCACGAGAACAAGGCGGAGGCGTCCCACAAGCTGTTCCTGGAAGTGGCGACCGAGACCGTGCCGAAGTTCCCCCCGAAAGCCCCCGACCGCTCGGCCGCGACGGTGAGCTGGCTCCTGCTCCGGTTCCCGGACCTGAACGTCGCCGTCGCAGACGCGCTCAATCGCAACGCCGCCAATCTGGGCAAGGCGAAGCTCGAACCCGCACTGGAACAGCTCCGCGGCCCGCACCGCCCGCCGAAGAAGGATTGA
- a CDS encoding leucine-rich repeat domain-containing protein, whose amino-acid sequence MRLAVLGALIFGLTVCTPRTRAADSAPTDDEKKAIDLVAKAGGKADLDPKLPAPARVSAKFDSATDLVLIGLKKTPTIGALDVFDATRVTERGLGALKDLPNLRKLTLGKSEMTLPKTTAIGRCKDLRALFLGGSGLTDASLAGLKPLSHLESLDISDNPQVTDKGMVTVKALERLQMLHLGKTGVGDKGLMTLAGLDGLRSLNVTGSKVTADAAEKFADDMPNLRGVRR is encoded by the coding sequence ATGCGTCTTGCTGTTTTGGGAGCACTGATTTTTGGTCTGACCGTGTGCACGCCTCGGACCCGGGCCGCCGATTCGGCCCCGACCGACGACGAGAAAAAGGCCATCGATCTCGTCGCGAAAGCGGGCGGGAAGGCCGACCTCGACCCGAAGCTTCCGGCCCCCGCCCGCGTGTCCGCGAAGTTCGATTCCGCGACCGACCTCGTACTCATCGGACTGAAGAAGACCCCGACGATCGGTGCCCTCGACGTGTTCGACGCCACCCGCGTGACCGAGAGGGGATTGGGGGCGCTCAAGGACCTCCCGAACCTGCGCAAACTCACTCTCGGTAAGTCGGAAATGACCCTGCCCAAAACGACCGCGATCGGGCGCTGTAAGGACCTCCGGGCCCTCTTCCTCGGCGGTTCGGGCCTGACGGACGCTAGCCTCGCCGGGCTGAAGCCGCTGTCCCATCTGGAATCGCTCGACATCTCCGACAACCCACAAGTAACCGACAAGGGGATGGTGACCGTGAAGGCCTTGGAGCGCCTTCAGATGCTCCACCTCGGCAAGACCGGTGTGGGTGACAAGGGGCTGATGACGCTGGCGGGCCTGGACGGGTTGCGGTCGCTGAACGTGACCGGGTCCAAAGTGACCGCCGACGCGGCCGAGAAGTTCGCCGACGACATGCCCAATTTGCGCGGCGTCCGGCGGTAA
- a CDS encoding YebC/PmpR family DNA-binding transcriptional regulator yields the protein MAGHSHYKNMVRHKNAVDAKRGKLFSKLSRYIIIAAQAGGGDPAMNLRLRYAIDKARSVSMPKENIERAIKRGTGELDGVNYAEVLYECYGPGNVAVLVDVLTDNRNRTNGEIKKILERAGTEPGKPGSVLYLFDRKGFFAIDAAKHPDEDALMAVALEAGADDLKREGDTFEIVCDPSSFSAVQDALKKAGVETTEAEVKYLPKAQKEIDVETGKKVIRFMDALDDHDDVQNVYIDAVLTEDMAAE from the coding sequence ATGGCAGGGCACAGCCACTACAAGAACATGGTCCGGCACAAGAATGCCGTGGACGCCAAGCGGGGCAAGCTGTTCAGCAAACTCAGCCGGTACATCATCATTGCCGCCCAGGCCGGCGGCGGCGACCCGGCGATGAACCTCCGGCTCCGGTACGCCATCGACAAGGCGCGGTCGGTCTCGATGCCCAAGGAGAACATCGAGCGGGCCATCAAGCGCGGCACCGGCGAGCTGGACGGCGTCAACTACGCCGAGGTGCTGTACGAGTGCTACGGGCCGGGCAACGTCGCGGTGCTGGTCGACGTCCTTACCGACAACCGCAACCGGACCAACGGCGAGATCAAGAAGATCCTGGAGCGGGCGGGCACCGAGCCCGGCAAACCGGGTAGCGTCCTGTACCTGTTCGACCGCAAGGGGTTCTTCGCCATCGACGCGGCCAAGCACCCCGACGAGGACGCGCTCATGGCCGTCGCGCTCGAGGCCGGGGCCGACGACCTGAAGCGCGAGGGCGACACCTTCGAGATCGTGTGCGACCCGTCCAGCTTCTCGGCCGTTCAGGACGCGCTCAAAAAAGCCGGCGTGGAAACGACCGAGGCCGAAGTGAAGTACCTGCCCAAGGCGCAGAAAGAGATCGACGTGGAAACGGGCAAGAAGGTGATCCGGTTCATGGACGCGCTGGACGATCACGACGACGTGCAAAACGTCTACATCGACGCCGTGCTCACCGAAGACATGGCGGCCGAGTGA
- a CDS encoding sensor histidine kinase — MRATTAVIEPGRAGWPRDRPPGRYVAVTVADTGCGMPEEVRAKMFELFFTTKGERGTGLGLAMVHEAVTAAGGHIEVESEVGWGTQVRVYWPPLTDGKAK, encoded by the coding sequence GTGCGCGCGACGACGGCGGTCATCGAGCCGGGGCGCGCCGGCTGGCCGCGGGACCGCCCGCCCGGCCGGTACGTCGCGGTCACGGTGGCCGACACCGGGTGCGGCATGCCGGAAGAGGTGCGGGCCAAGATGTTCGAGCTGTTCTTCACCACGAAGGGCGAGCGCGGCACCGGCCTCGGGCTGGCGATGGTTCACGAAGCGGTGACCGCGGCGGGCGGGCACATCGAGGTGGAGTCGGAGGTCGGGTGGGGCACGCAGGTAAGGGTGTACTGGCCGCCGCTCACCGACGGAAAGGCGAAGTGA
- a CDS encoding GAF domain-containing protein has translation MTRGKLVRDRDGRPLRVDGTTTDVTRRGGRGAAVLDALEGVGATTGSAFLAKLTQHLCAVCGCRAAVVVEPHPLDPGAARAAAVWSDGRSAEPFALPAAGLVRDLLSGGGVLLPAAARDRHPGDPLLVKLRAEAFAAEPLADGTGRLLGFLAVADDRPFGAESDVRVVLKALAPRAAVELARGDDPAGGGPGGAPRRRRAARPRGRGGARAARPTSRRPGAWPPASRTTSRTCSG, from the coding sequence GTGACCCGCGGGAAGCTCGTCCGGGACCGCGACGGCCGCCCGCTGCGCGTGGACGGCACGACCACCGACGTCACGCGCCGGGGCGGACGCGGGGCGGCGGTCCTCGACGCCCTCGAAGGCGTGGGCGCGACGACCGGCAGCGCGTTTCTCGCCAAGCTGACACAGCACCTTTGTGCGGTGTGCGGGTGCCGCGCGGCGGTGGTCGTGGAACCGCACCCGCTCGACCCCGGGGCCGCCCGGGCGGCGGCCGTGTGGAGCGACGGGCGCAGCGCCGAGCCGTTCGCGCTGCCGGCGGCCGGGCTCGTGCGCGACCTCCTCTCCGGCGGCGGGGTGCTCCTGCCCGCCGCCGCGCGCGACCGCCACCCGGGCGACCCGCTCCTGGTGAAACTGCGCGCCGAGGCGTTCGCCGCCGAACCGCTGGCCGACGGGACCGGGCGGCTGCTGGGGTTCCTCGCGGTGGCCGACGACCGCCCGTTCGGGGCCGAGTCCGACGTCCGGGTGGTGCTGAAGGCGCTCGCGCCGCGGGCCGCGGTGGAACTGGCCCGCGGCGACGACCCGGCCGGGGGCGGACCCGGAGGCGCGCCGCGCCGCCGCCGAGCGGCGCGCCCGCGCGGCCGAGGCGGCGCGCGCGCGGCGCGGCCAACCTCGCGACGGCCGGGCGCATGGCCGCCGGCATCGCGCACGACTTCCAGAACCTGCTCGGGGTGA
- a CDS encoding PAS domain-containing protein: MFFAAGAVERLYGVTAHELLDAPGRWLDALPAADRERMRAALARLPDADTFALEHRVAHPAGGTAGR, from the coding sequence GTGTTCTTCGCCGCCGGCGCGGTCGAGCGGCTCTACGGGGTGACGGCCCACGAACTGCTCGACGCGCCCGGGCGCTGGCTCGACGCGCTGCCCGCCGCCGACCGCGAGCGGATGCGCGCCGCGCTCGCCCGCCTGCCGGACGCGGACACCTTCGCCCTGGAGCACCGGGTCGCGCACCCGGCCGGGGGGACCGCTGGGCGGTGA
- a CDS encoding alpha/beta hydrolase, with the protein MRRLLPLVALPGLIAALVPFAPVSAADDYTYGPDSVPHPGVPKGKVAPFKWNASKVFEGTERDCWLYVPEQYDGKTPACVMVFQDGGSYVSEKGAFRVPVVFDNLIHKKEMPVTIGIFLNPGSFPSADSTGAARSNRSFEYDTLSDQYANFLAKEILPEVGKSIKLRTDAAGRAICGISSGGICAFTAAWERPDLFGKVLSHVGSFTNIRGGDVYPGLIRKTEKKPIRVFLQDGSGDLDNLHGNWPLANLQMASSLRQMGYDYKLVFGDGGHNGKHGGVILPDSLRWLWRDTPAAK; encoded by the coding sequence ATGCGCCGATTGCTGCCGCTCGTCGCCCTTCCCGGTCTGATCGCTGCCCTCGTGCCGTTCGCTCCCGTCTCCGCAGCCGACGACTACACCTACGGTCCCGATTCGGTCCCGCACCCGGGCGTGCCCAAGGGGAAGGTGGCCCCGTTCAAGTGGAACGCGAGTAAGGTGTTTGAGGGTACCGAACGCGACTGCTGGCTGTACGTCCCCGAGCAGTACGACGGGAAGACCCCCGCGTGTGTGATGGTGTTCCAGGACGGCGGGAGCTATGTGAGCGAGAAGGGGGCGTTCCGCGTGCCGGTCGTGTTCGACAACCTGATTCATAAGAAAGAGATGCCGGTGACGATCGGCATCTTCCTCAATCCAGGGTCGTTCCCGTCCGCCGACTCCACGGGGGCGGCGCGGTCCAATCGCAGCTTCGAGTACGACACGCTTTCTGATCAGTATGCCAACTTCCTTGCGAAGGAGATCCTGCCTGAAGTGGGAAAATCGATCAAACTTCGCACCGACGCGGCCGGTCGTGCCATCTGCGGGATCAGTTCCGGCGGCATCTGCGCGTTCACGGCCGCGTGGGAGCGCCCGGACCTGTTCGGGAAGGTGCTGTCGCACGTCGGGAGCTTCACCAACATCCGCGGCGGCGACGTGTACCCCGGCCTGATCCGCAAGACCGAGAAGAAGCCGATCCGGGTGTTCCTCCAGGACGGCAGCGGCGACCTCGACAACCTGCACGGGAACTGGCCGCTCGCGAACCTTCAGATGGCGTCCTCGCTGCGGCAGATGGGGTACGACTACAAGCTCGTCTTCGGTGACGGCGGGCACAACGGTAAGCACGGCGGGGTGATCCTTCCCGATTCGCTCCGGTGGCTGTGGCGCGACACCCCGGCTGCGAAGTAG
- a CDS encoding SMP-30/gluconolactonase/LRE family protein — protein MKRFFMAAALALAASSPAFAQDMPLSQILIDGEGWKKVAGKPEKPKKADPTELPGNKPGEPPLFSTVRSASGGTIYVSGLDTNYLWAYPANAKGVAGIGARYCPLRTRPGEPGAPCSLTADKGGRIYAATEIGVQVFDPDGRLCGVMTPAAEGKPENLAFEGDTLTLWIGDTKYARKLNTTGAK, from the coding sequence ATGAAGCGATTTTTCATGGCCGCCGCGCTGGCACTCGCGGCCTCTTCCCCCGCGTTTGCGCAGGACATGCCGCTTTCGCAAATCCTCATCGACGGCGAGGGGTGGAAGAAGGTAGCGGGCAAGCCAGAAAAGCCGAAGAAAGCGGACCCGACCGAACTCCCCGGGAACAAACCGGGCGAGCCGCCGCTGTTCTCCACCGTGCGGTCGGCGTCGGGCGGCACCATCTACGTCAGCGGATTGGACACGAACTACCTGTGGGCCTACCCGGCAAACGCGAAGGGCGTGGCCGGAATCGGTGCCCGGTACTGTCCACTGCGGACCCGGCCCGGTGAACCGGGTGCGCCCTGTAGTCTCACCGCGGACAAGGGCGGGCGGATCTACGCCGCGACCGAGATCGGTGTGCAGGTCTTCGATCCGGACGGCCGGCTGTGCGGCGTGATGACACCCGCCGCGGAGGGTAAGCCGGAGAACCTCGCGTTCGAGGGCGACACGCTCACGCTCTGGATCGGCGACACGAAGTACGCGCGGAAGTTAAACACGACCGGCGCGAAGTGA
- a CDS encoding alpha/beta hydrolase → MVRVKAVLVALGAFAFVLVTVPVLILTRRAPRRRARTSRTTPVGSHFFQRTPPAPVARLDAEDTLVWFLIQLVTRCDPLMPRAEARDTRVRVAELLAAVDERPDYRGLARISGRQIRRLLRGELDPHHCYSYRPEPREPGERFGLLVFLHGHGLNLLFALEALRPLCDRMRLCLVAPSFGYGNWEAPGGVEAVDRATRFGLAMPDVDPNRVYLGGYSQGGAGVSRAGAALRDRFAGLIYISPTMEPSVIGSPAFAAGWRGRPVLVIQGGRDHNVHPRTVDAATGLMEAAGVRVTQHRDPGAGHFLFFARLDTVTDWVSDWMAGSLRAGRV, encoded by the coding sequence ATGGTCCGCGTCAAGGCCGTACTCGTGGCGCTCGGGGCGTTTGCGTTCGTACTCGTCACCGTGCCGGTTCTGATTCTGACCCGGCGCGCCCCGCGCAGGCGGGCACGTACATCCCGAACGACTCCAGTCGGGTCGCACTTCTTCCAGAGGACTCCGCCCGCACCAGTCGCCCGGCTCGACGCGGAAGACACATTGGTCTGGTTCCTGATTCAACTCGTGACCCGGTGCGACCCGCTTATGCCCCGCGCGGAGGCCCGCGACACTCGCGTGCGGGTCGCCGAGTTACTTGCCGCCGTGGACGAGCGGCCTGATTACCGGGGGCTCGCTCGCATCAGCGGCAGACAGATCCGGCGGTTATTGCGCGGCGAACTCGATCCGCACCACTGCTACAGCTACCGGCCCGAGCCGCGCGAACCGGGCGAACGGTTCGGGCTGCTCGTGTTCTTGCACGGCCACGGGTTGAACCTCCTGTTCGCCCTCGAGGCACTGCGCCCGCTGTGCGACCGGATGCGGCTGTGCCTCGTGGCTCCGTCGTTCGGGTACGGGAACTGGGAAGCGCCCGGAGGTGTCGAGGCCGTTGACCGCGCGACGCGGTTCGGTCTCGCGATGCCTGACGTGGACCCGAACCGCGTGTACCTCGGGGGCTATTCCCAGGGCGGCGCGGGCGTGAGCCGGGCCGGTGCGGCTCTTCGCGACCGGTTCGCGGGCCTGATCTACATTTCGCCCACAATGGAGCCGAGCGTGATCGGCTCACCGGCGTTCGCGGCCGGGTGGCGCGGGCGGCCGGTGCTTGTGATCCAGGGCGGGCGCGATCACAACGTTCACCCGCGCACGGTCGATGCCGCCACCGGGCTGATGGAAGCGGCCGGCGTGCGGGTCACCCAGCACCGCGATCCCGGCGCCGGGCACTTCTTGTTCTTCGCGCGACTCGACACCGTCACAGATTGGGTGAGTGACTGGATGGCGGGGTCACTTCGCGCCGGTCGTGTTTAA